In the Flavisolibacter tropicus genome, one interval contains:
- a CDS encoding RNA polymerase sigma factor, protein MKPGRYDHITDEQLLSLYNADGNQEWIGILLERYTLLLLGVCMKYLKNEEDAKDSVQQIFLKVLTEASKYQITYFKSWLYMVAKNHCLMKLRGGQNKNPQELTENLANAPAEDKKHEIFENERTYTLLEEAIEELNEEQKQCVTLFYIHKYSYNQIVEKTNFNLSQVKSYIQNGKRNLKLLLERKLNENPTKR, encoded by the coding sequence TTGAAACCCGGCCGCTATGACCATATCACCGACGAGCAGCTATTAAGCCTCTACAATGCTGATGGGAACCAGGAATGGATTGGCATTCTTCTGGAACGCTATACCCTTTTATTATTGGGTGTTTGCATGAAATACCTTAAAAACGAGGAAGATGCAAAAGATAGTGTCCAACAGATTTTTTTAAAAGTGCTTACAGAAGCTTCTAAATATCAAATTACGTATTTCAAGTCCTGGCTTTATATGGTAGCCAAAAACCACTGTCTTATGAAGTTGCGTGGCGGACAGAACAAAAACCCGCAAGAGTTAACTGAAAACCTGGCAAATGCACCGGCAGAAGACAAAAAGCATGAAATATTTGAAAACGAAAGAACCTATACGTTGTTAGAGGAGGCCATAGAAGAACTGAATGAAGAGCAAAAGCAATGTGTAACTTTGTTTTATATACATAAGTATAGCTACAACCAGATTGTGGAAAAAACAAATTTCAACCTATCACAGGTGAAAAGCTATATTCAAAACGGTAAACGTAACCTGAAACTATTACTAGAAAGAAAGTTAAACGAGAACCCAACAAAACGATGA
- a CDS encoding M14 metallopeptidase family protein produces the protein MRRLLFICCLFFACIAKAQDLSYYLPDSVRYNPAVPKPKDVIYHEVGEWHVTHDRLVSYMKAVAAAAPDRVKLETMGFTYEQRPQVLLIITSPKNHQNLEQIRQQHVQLTDPTKSGAATIQNMPAVVWIGHSIHGNEASGANASLVSAYYLAAAQGKQIDELLDNVVILFDPSFNPDGLQRFSTWVNQHKSKNLVTDPSSREFNEVWPGGRYNHYWFDLNRDWLPAVHVESQNRLKWFHLWKPNVLTDHHEQGSNATFFFQPGVPSRVNPLTPKINQELTAKMGTYHASYLDRIGSLYFTKENYDDFYYGKGSTYPDVNGAIGILFEQASSRGHAQQTPNGVLRFPFTIRNQFVTTLSTLEAVKNLRTELLSMQRDFYKTASAEAAAAPVKGYVFGDEKDRGKTATFLTMLQRHQIDVFNLSNDLRTEAGAFKKGTSFIVPANQPQHRLIRAIFDKTLNYQDSLFYDITSWTMPLAFGLPYAELNATQYNNSLLGEKYAPASTPSITVPKSNYAYLIEWTEFYAPAALYELQSSGITTRVATNAFEMSVNTGSKKFGYGTITIPLQLQTMGGDRIYETLSRIAQKYELPVYAVTSGSVSAGSDLGSSRFISVGKPAIAMIAGSGVSALDAGEFWHLMDQRFNIPVTHLEPATFNRIDLGKYNTLVLVAGNYNELNKEKLKAWVQGGGNLIVMEEAVTWAAQNGISNVTFKRTKGAVDSSLLLPYTDKQQIEGSQVVSGAIFQTQVDLTHPLAYGYTQPTVSVFKANKVFMERTKNPFMTPFVYKANPLQSGWVSRQNLDVIKNAAAVVVNGVGSGKVISIADNPNFRAFWLGGSKLMMNAIFFGKLIDTNFSVAE, from the coding sequence ATGAGAAGATTGTTATTTATCTGCTGCTTGTTCTTTGCCTGTATTGCAAAGGCACAGGATTTAAGCTATTATCTACCCGATAGTGTACGCTACAATCCTGCCGTTCCCAAACCCAAAGATGTGATCTACCATGAAGTAGGTGAGTGGCATGTAACACACGACCGCCTGGTTAGCTATATGAAAGCTGTTGCTGCTGCTGCGCCTGATCGGGTAAAGCTAGAGACGATGGGTTTTACCTATGAACAGCGACCGCAAGTATTGCTGATCATTACCTCGCCCAAGAATCATCAAAACCTGGAACAGATACGTCAACAGCATGTACAGTTAACAGACCCAACGAAGTCTGGTGCCGCTACTATTCAAAATATGCCAGCTGTAGTTTGGATTGGGCATTCTATACACGGTAATGAGGCCAGTGGTGCCAATGCATCGCTTGTAAGCGCTTATTATCTGGCTGCTGCACAGGGTAAGCAAATTGATGAATTGCTGGATAATGTAGTTATTCTGTTTGACCCTTCCTTTAATCCAGATGGCTTACAACGCTTTTCAACCTGGGTAAACCAACATAAAAGCAAAAACCTGGTAACAGATCCAAGTTCCAGAGAGTTTAATGAAGTATGGCCAGGTGGAAGGTATAATCACTACTGGTTCGATTTGAACCGGGATTGGCTGCCAGCAGTACATGTTGAAAGTCAGAATCGCCTGAAATGGTTTCATCTTTGGAAGCCAAATGTGCTGACAGATCATCATGAGCAAGGTAGTAATGCTACTTTTTTCTTTCAACCGGGAGTGCCTTCGAGAGTAAACCCTTTGACACCGAAAATCAACCAGGAGTTGACTGCTAAAATGGGGACTTATCATGCTAGTTATTTAGACAGGATCGGCTCTCTTTATTTCACCAAGGAGAACTATGATGATTTTTATTACGGTAAAGGTTCAACTTATCCGGATGTAAACGGGGCAATTGGAATCCTGTTTGAACAAGCCTCCAGCCGCGGACATGCTCAACAAACACCCAATGGCGTATTGCGTTTTCCTTTTACTATCCGCAATCAATTTGTTACCACATTATCTACTCTTGAGGCTGTTAAAAACCTTAGAACAGAGCTGTTATCCATGCAGCGAGACTTTTATAAAACGGCATCGGCTGAAGCTGCTGCTGCACCTGTAAAAGGATATGTGTTTGGTGATGAAAAAGATCGGGGTAAAACTGCTACATTTTTAACGATGCTGCAGCGTCATCAGATCGATGTTTTTAATCTGAGCAATGATCTGCGTACAGAAGCCGGTGCTTTTAAAAAAGGAACATCTTTCATTGTTCCTGCTAACCAACCTCAGCATCGTCTGATACGTGCTATTTTTGATAAAACCTTAAACTATCAGGATAGTTTATTCTATGATATTACTTCCTGGACGATGCCGTTGGCCTTTGGGCTGCCTTATGCTGAACTAAACGCTACTCAATATAATAACAGCTTATTAGGTGAGAAGTATGCTCCAGCAAGCACTCCTTCGATTACTGTACCCAAGAGCAATTATGCTTACCTGATAGAGTGGACAGAGTTTTATGCTCCTGCTGCTTTATATGAATTACAGAGCAGTGGTATTACAACACGTGTTGCTACCAATGCGTTTGAAATGAGTGTAAATACTGGTAGTAAAAAATTTGGTTATGGCACCATCACTATTCCACTGCAACTACAAACAATGGGTGGGGACCGTATTTATGAAACGCTTAGCCGGATTGCACAGAAATATGAATTACCTGTATATGCTGTTACTTCTGGTAGTGTTTCTGCAGGAAGTGATCTTGGTAGTAGTCGTTTTATTTCTGTAGGTAAGCCCGCTATTGCAATGATTGCCGGTAGTGGCGTGAGTGCCTTAGATGCTGGTGAATTCTGGCATTTGATGGATCAGCGTTTCAACATACCTGTAACGCATTTAGAGCCTGCTACATTTAATCGTATCGATCTTGGTAAGTATAATACATTGGTGCTGGTAGCCGGTAATTATAATGAATTAAATAAAGAGAAATTAAAGGCCTGGGTACAAGGTGGCGGTAATCTAATTGTAATGGAGGAAGCCGTAACCTGGGCTGCTCAAAATGGAATTAGCAATGTTACGTTTAAACGTACGAAAGGTGCTGTTGATTCGTCTCTATTATTGCCATACACCGATAAACAGCAAATAGAAGGTTCGCAGGTTGTAAGTGGTGCGATCTTTCAGACGCAAGTGGATTTGACACACCCATTAGCTTATGGTTATACGCAGCCAACGGTGAGCGTATTTAAGGCAAATAAAGTATTTATGGAGCGCACTAAAAATCCA
- a CDS encoding methyltransferase domain-containing protein translates to MRSYSYINSAKSILEQYNGEIPLAVWLKSYFAANKKYGSKDRKQIAHLCYSYYRLGHAFKHHSIEERLLLGVFLSSQNPVFVLQELRPEWNEQIQRSPKEKLELVQTSDELNKIFPWQQQLSSDIEVDAFATSFLIQPDVYLRIRPGKKSLVEQQLSNAQIPYQLKGENCIAVESGVKLEDVIAIDKDVVIQDYSSQQVLTNLQNHLITKQKFTAWDCCAASGGKSILLKDTYPNAELTATDIRESILINLRSRFRQAGITQFNSYVADVSSNGFKSATSFDVVLCDAPCSGSGTWSRTPEQLYFFEEEKIHYYSDLQKRIALNASKAVKRGGYFVYITCSVFKEENEAVVDFLQEKSGLQLLNSTYHRGYQQKADTLFSAVFQLR, encoded by the coding sequence ATGCGATCATACTCTTACATCAATTCAGCAAAAAGTATTCTAGAACAGTACAATGGTGAAATACCATTGGCTGTCTGGTTAAAATCCTATTTTGCTGCTAATAAGAAGTATGGCTCAAAAGACCGGAAGCAGATTGCGCATTTGTGCTATAGCTATTATAGACTGGGACATGCATTTAAGCATCATTCTATAGAAGAGCGGCTGTTATTAGGTGTATTTCTTTCCAGCCAAAATCCTGTATTTGTATTGCAGGAATTGCGACCGGAGTGGAACGAACAAATACAGCGGTCGCCAAAAGAAAAGCTAGAATTGGTTCAGACCTCTGATGAATTGAATAAAATCTTTCCATGGCAGCAGCAATTAAGTTCGGACATTGAGGTTGATGCATTTGCTACTTCCTTTCTGATTCAGCCCGACGTTTATCTGCGGATACGTCCAGGAAAGAAGTCGTTGGTGGAGCAGCAATTATCAAATGCGCAGATTCCCTATCAACTAAAAGGTGAGAATTGTATAGCTGTTGAAAGTGGCGTCAAGCTGGAAGATGTTATAGCTATTGACAAAGATGTTGTAATACAGGATTATAGCTCGCAGCAAGTACTAACCAATTTGCAGAACCATTTAATAACTAAACAAAAGTTTACTGCCTGGGATTGTTGTGCAGCTAGTGGGGGCAAATCGATTCTGTTGAAGGATACTTACCCAAATGCAGAACTAACGGCAACAGATATCCGGGAGAGTATACTTATAAACCTTCGGTCAAGGTTCAGGCAAGCCGGCATTACCCAATTCAATAGCTATGTGGCCGATGTTTCTTCTAATGGATTTAAGTCTGCTACCAGCTTTGATGTTGTGCTTTGTGATGCTCCTTGTAGCGGTTCCGGTACATGGAGCCGTACGCCAGAACAACTCTATTTCTTTGAAGAAGAAAAGATCCATTACTATTCAGATTTACAAAAACGTATAGCCCTGAATGCAAGCAAGGCAGTGAAAAGAGGCGGCTACTTTGTTTATATTACCTGCTCTGTATTTAAAGAGGAGAATGAGGCTGTAGTGGATTTTTTGCAGGAGAAAAGTGGCTTGCAATTATTGAATTCAACTTACCATAGAGGTTATCAGCAAAAGGCCGATACGCTGTTTTCTGCTGTGTTTCAATTAAGGTAA
- a CDS encoding sulfite exporter TauE/SafE family protein → MIEQPQKKPMTFQIILLISLIGLIAGILSGLVGVGGGIIIVPALVFFLGFSQYQAQGTSLGLLLLPVGIFAVINYYNKGYIDIKVVAIMSIAFIIGGYFGSKLSLILSQDVLRKIFAIVLFYTAFKMLEWDKWIFNLFKK, encoded by the coding sequence GTGATTGAACAACCCCAAAAGAAGCCAATGACTTTTCAAATAATACTTTTGATCTCATTAATAGGTCTTATTGCTGGTATACTTAGTGGGCTGGTGGGTGTAGGTGGCGGTATTATTATTGTTCCGGCCCTTGTCTTCTTTTTAGGGTTTTCACAATATCAGGCTCAAGGAACCTCCTTGGGATTATTATTACTTCCAGTAGGAATTTTTGCTGTAATCAATTATTATAATAAAGGCTATATAGACATAAAGGTTGTTGCCATTATGAGTATAGCTTTTATTATTGGCGGTTATTTTGGAAGTAAACTTTCATTAATACTTTCACAAGATGTATTAAGAAAGATATTTGCAATTGTTCTTTTCTATACGGCTTTTAAAATGCTGGAATGGGATAAGTGGATTTTCAATCTGTTTAAAAAATAA
- a CDS encoding inorganic diphosphatase, whose protein sequence is MRSTTVLHPWHGASYGKNAPQRVNALIEISQGSRTKYEIDKTTGLLKLDRVVYSSFHYPVNYGFIPQTLGLDGDPLDILVLCSQSIQPLCLVEATVIGNMQMIDSGEEDDKIIAVATKDPSVNHITSIEHLPPHFINELKNYFEQYKVLENKEVRIEDFQSKEIAFNVISDSIKLYQEKFAS, encoded by the coding sequence ATGCGCTCAACAACTGTTTTACATCCTTGGCACGGTGCCTCCTACGGGAAGAATGCACCACAACGTGTGAATGCTTTAATTGAAATTTCTCAAGGCTCCCGTACAAAATACGAAATTGATAAGACTACTGGCTTACTAAAGCTAGACCGGGTGGTTTACTCTTCTTTCCACTACCCTGTCAACTATGGTTTTATCCCTCAAACCTTAGGTCTGGATGGAGATCCGCTCGATATTTTGGTCCTTTGCTCACAATCTATACAGCCACTTTGCTTGGTCGAGGCCACTGTTATTGGGAATATGCAAATGATTGATTCCGGTGAAGAAGATGATAAGATCATTGCGGTAGCTACCAAAGATCCCTCTGTAAATCACATTACGTCTATCGAACATTTACCACCTCACTTTATCAATGAGTTGAAGAACTATTTCGAACAATATAAAGTGCTGGAAAATAAAGAAGTTCGAATTGAAGATTTTCAGAGTAAAGAAATAGCATTTAACGTCATTTCTGACTCAATTAAATTATACCAGGAAAAATTTGCCTCGTGA
- a CDS encoding PhoH family protein: MRETIINLETVNPIEFFGVNNGKLDILKKKFPLLKILSRGTQIKLSGAPEQVDGAKEKIELIVQYLERNGHLSENYFEQILGGDDTESVDNFVERNPNDILVFGPNGKTVRARTHNQKRLVTAAEKNDVVFAIGPAGTGKTYTAVAMAVRALKNKAVKKIILTRPAVEAGESLGFLPGDLKEKVDPYLRPLYDALDDMIPADKLGYYMSTRTIEIAPLAYMRGRTLDNAFIILDEAQNATDVQLKMFLTRIGANAKAIITGDLTQVDLPRHQRSGLEKASRILRNIDGIGYIELDEEDVVRHRLVKAILKAYNAEGQREIEQEETEKKERKERRNFYDRERRID; the protein is encoded by the coding sequence TTGAGAGAAACAATTATCAACCTGGAAACCGTTAACCCTATTGAGTTCTTTGGAGTAAATAACGGTAAACTGGATATTTTGAAAAAGAAATTTCCACTCTTAAAAATTCTTTCTCGCGGTACACAAATCAAATTAAGCGGCGCACCAGAACAAGTTGATGGTGCCAAGGAAAAGATTGAACTGATCGTTCAATACTTGGAACGTAACGGCCATTTAAGTGAAAACTATTTTGAACAAATTTTAGGCGGTGATGATACGGAATCAGTTGACAACTTTGTAGAGCGTAATCCTAATGACATCCTAGTTTTTGGCCCAAATGGCAAAACAGTTCGTGCACGCACGCATAATCAAAAGCGTTTGGTTACTGCTGCAGAAAAGAACGATGTCGTATTCGCTATCGGCCCTGCCGGTACAGGTAAAACGTATACTGCAGTAGCTATGGCAGTTCGCGCCTTAAAGAACAAGGCAGTAAAAAAGATCATTTTAACCCGACCAGCAGTAGAAGCAGGCGAAAGCCTGGGATTCCTGCCTGGCGATCTAAAAGAAAAGGTAGATCCATATCTGCGTCCTTTATATGATGCGCTGGATGATATGATTCCCGCAGACAAACTGGGATATTATATGAGTACGCGCACTATAGAAATTGCGCCGTTGGCGTACATGCGCGGTCGTACATTGGATAATGCCTTTATCATTCTTGACGAGGCTCAGAATGCTACAGATGTACAGTTGAAGATGTTCTTAACCCGTATTGGTGCTAATGCAAAAGCCATCATAACTGGCGATCTGACACAGGTAGACTTACCTCGTCACCAGCGTAGTGGCTTAGAAAAAGCCAGCCGCATTTTGCGCAATATTGACGGTATAGGATATATTGAACTGGACGAAGAAGACGTAGTACGTCACCGCTTGGTAAAAGCCATCCTTAAAGCATACAATGCTGAAGGACAGCGGGAAATAGAACAGGAAGAGACTGAAAAGAAAGAGCGTAAAGAACGTCGTAATTTTTACGACCGCGAGCGCAGAATTGACTAA
- the mnmA gene encoding tRNA 2-thiouridine(34) synthase MnmA, protein MSKKGKVLVAMSGGIDSTVASLMLHHEGYEVIGITMKTWDYTASGGGKKETGCCNLDSFNDARMAAVQHGFPHFILDIREEFGSFVVENFVDEYLAGRTPNPCVLCNTHIKWRALLKRADALGCDFIATGHYASIYQHTNGRHVITKGLDETKDQSYVLWGLEQDLLSRTILPLGTYRKTEIRQMAHDFGYPELAKKSESYEICFVPDNDYRGFLKRKVDGLEEKVAGGYFVNKEGKILGQHKGYPFYTIGQRKGLDIALGKPAFVTSIDPETNTVVLGDEADLEKEEMRVGKVNWLKYDSLPEEMTAITKIRYKDKGGLSFIRQDGDGVAVRFFDKAKGIAPGQSAVFYEGNDVIGGGIIQRSSL, encoded by the coding sequence ATGAGTAAAAAAGGAAAAGTTTTAGTCGCCATGAGTGGCGGTATTGACAGTACAGTAGCCTCTTTAATGCTTCACCATGAAGGGTATGAAGTCATCGGCATTACCATGAAAACATGGGATTATACAGCCAGCGGAGGAGGCAAAAAAGAAACAGGTTGTTGTAACCTCGATTCTTTTAATGATGCCCGTATGGCGGCCGTACAACACGGTTTCCCCCACTTTATTTTAGACATCCGCGAAGAATTTGGCTCATTTGTAGTAGAGAATTTCGTAGATGAATACCTGGCCGGACGCACCCCCAACCCTTGTGTTTTATGTAATACTCATATCAAGTGGCGTGCACTTTTGAAACGGGCAGATGCCTTGGGTTGCGACTTTATTGCCACCGGTCATTATGCTTCTATTTACCAGCATACCAACGGACGGCATGTTATTACGAAGGGTTTAGATGAAACAAAAGACCAAAGTTATGTACTGTGGGGGCTGGAGCAGGACCTTCTGAGCCGCACTATCCTGCCACTGGGTACTTACCGAAAAACAGAAATACGCCAAATGGCCCATGATTTTGGCTACCCCGAGCTGGCTAAAAAAAGCGAGAGCTATGAAATCTGTTTTGTTCCCGATAATGACTATCGCGGATTTTTAAAACGTAAAGTAGACGGGTTAGAGGAAAAAGTAGCTGGTGGCTATTTCGTTAATAAGGAAGGTAAAATCCTTGGTCAGCATAAAGGTTATCCTTTTTATACTATCGGACAACGTAAAGGACTGGACATTGCCTTGGGTAAGCCAGCTTTCGTAACTTCCATTGACCCCGAAACCAATACCGTTGTTCTAGGCGATGAGGCCGATTTGGAGAAAGAGGAAATGCGAGTAGGCAAGGTTAATTGGCTAAAGTATGATAGTCTCCCAGAAGAAATGACTGCCATTACTAAGATCCGCTATAAAGACAAAGGCGGCTTATCCTTCATCCGTCAGGATGGAGATGGTGTAGCAGTTCGCTTCTTTGACAAAGCTAAAGGCATCGCACCGGGCCAAAGTGCTGTTTTTTATGAAGGTAATGATGTGATCGGCGGTGGAATTATCCAACGTTCAAGCTTATAA
- a CDS encoding DUF4878 domain-containing protein, producing MKCLSIFSGFCIILLSACGNNETASSSENDVDAARNFIRAALDGQYTEAQHLIVADSMNLQYLDAFATNYRERMNREDKRGYRESSINIHDIQSVNDSVTIVHYSNSYKQIPESLRVVRRNNNWLVDLKYSFTPADSTHK from the coding sequence ATGAAATGCTTATCTATTTTCAGCGGTTTTTGTATAATACTCCTTTCTGCCTGCGGAAACAACGAAACGGCTAGTTCCTCAGAAAATGATGTAGACGCTGCACGCAATTTCATACGCGCAGCACTAGATGGCCAATATACGGAAGCGCAGCACCTAATAGTGGCAGACTCAATGAACTTACAATACCTGGATGCATTTGCCACCAATTATAGGGAGCGCATGAACAGAGAGGATAAGCGTGGTTATCGAGAATCATCAATTAATATTCATGATATTCAGTCAGTAAATGACTCCGTTACTATCGTTCACTATTCTAATTCCTATAAGCAGATACCAGAATCGCTGAGAGTGGTACGACGCAATAACAATTGGCTGGTCGACTTAAAATATTCCTTTACACCTGCCGACTCTACCCATAAATAA
- a CDS encoding S8 family serine peptidase yields MLLLFACFMQKAKAQSRYIVKFTNKAFQTTTLSAPASYLSTRCIERRQRYNIPIDSTDLPVTPRYLDSLRNIPTVTILSVSKWLNQVAIQTTDASAIAKMRSYSFVQKVNTIAARVTDRTTPPKEKWETSTPITLSRITGTNSYYSYGSSTAQVNIHNGSFLHDIGLRGQGLIIGMLDGGFYLYTSLKAFDSVNKNGQVLDTYDFVQQESSVTEDHPHGMQCFSIIAANIPGQFVGTAPKANFLLYRSEDAASEYPIEEHNWVCAAERVDSAGGDVISSSLGYTTFDNTTFNHTYADLNGNATMAAIGADLAAKKGLLVLIAAGNEGNDMWKYISTPADADSVLAVGAVNSAGIVGSFSGYGPSSDGQVKPDIASVGVGTVHQAANNTISFGNGTSYACPNFAGLATCLWQGFPEFNNMQIIDAIKRSSSSYSTPNDRIGYGIPDMKKAVQLLLKVISTNSVQLAGCAPMISWTSKDITGMRYEIERKAPGENDFAKIGVQLAKGPNFSSQSYQFQDPLPLTQAGSVSYRIRQVIDTTSAGFSAVYLDTVNVSINSLCTAGQIIMVPNPVKDQLSIQVTIPEALDLDIHISNSLGQVMKRLSYQKPTGSVSIPVFMADLASGKYFVTVYSSGKKLKVQEILRLP; encoded by the coding sequence ATGCTTTTACTTTTTGCTTGTTTTATGCAAAAGGCAAAAGCACAAAGCCGCTATATAGTAAAGTTTACAAACAAAGCTTTCCAAACCACCACTTTATCAGCGCCGGCTTCATATCTATCCACACGCTGTATTGAACGTAGGCAACGGTATAATATTCCAATTGATAGTACCGACTTACCGGTCACCCCACGTTACCTGGATAGTTTAAGAAACATTCCTACAGTAACAATATTGTCTGTATCAAAATGGCTGAACCAGGTAGCCATTCAAACTACAGATGCTTCTGCAATAGCCAAGATGAGAAGTTACTCGTTTGTTCAAAAAGTAAACACCATCGCGGCACGTGTAACAGACAGAACAACTCCGCCAAAAGAGAAATGGGAAACCTCTACGCCCATTACATTATCTCGAATTACAGGCACCAACTCCTACTATTCTTATGGCTCTTCAACAGCCCAGGTAAATATTCATAACGGCAGCTTTCTTCACGATATTGGCTTACGTGGACAGGGATTAATTATCGGAATGCTAGATGGAGGTTTTTACCTGTATACATCTTTAAAAGCATTCGACAGTGTAAATAAGAACGGCCAGGTGCTGGATACATACGATTTTGTTCAGCAAGAATCGAGTGTTACCGAAGACCATCCTCATGGCATGCAATGCTTTTCTATCATTGCCGCTAACATACCCGGACAATTTGTAGGCACTGCACCTAAAGCCAATTTTTTATTATACAGAAGCGAAGATGCCGCCTCCGAATACCCTATTGAAGAACACAATTGGGTGTGTGCTGCTGAGCGTGTCGATAGTGCAGGGGGCGATGTTATTTCTTCCTCTTTAGGTTATACCACGTTTGATAACACCACGTTTAACCACACTTACGCTGATTTAAATGGTAACGCAACCATGGCTGCCATCGGTGCTGATCTGGCAGCAAAAAAAGGTCTATTGGTTTTAATAGCCGCAGGCAATGAAGGAAACGACATGTGGAAATACATAAGCACCCCCGCTGATGCAGATAGTGTCTTAGCAGTTGGTGCTGTAAATAGCGCTGGCATCGTAGGTTCATTCTCCGGTTATGGCCCTTCATCCGATGGTCAGGTTAAACCAGATATAGCTTCTGTAGGTGTAGGTACTGTACACCAGGCAGCGAATAATACAATAAGTTTTGGCAATGGTACCTCCTACGCTTGCCCAAACTTCGCAGGCTTAGCTACTTGCCTCTGGCAAGGCTTTCCTGAATTCAATAACATGCAGATTATAGATGCCATTAAACGCTCCAGTAGCTCCTACTCAACTCCTAACGATCGTATTGGCTATGGCATTCCAGATATGAAAAAAGCAGTACAGCTTTTGTTAAAAGTTATTTCCACAAATAGTGTTCAACTGGCAGGTTGCGCACCAATGATTAGTTGGACCAGCAAGGATATCACTGGAATGCGGTATGAAATCGAAAGGAAAGCACCTGGTGAAAATGATTTTGCAAAAATCGGTGTACAACTGGCAAAAGGTCCAAACTTCTCTTCTCAATCCTACCAATTTCAAGACCCCTTACCTCTAACGCAAGCAGGTTCAGTGTCTTATCGAATTCGTCAGGTTATAGACACAACATCAGCAGGCTTTAGCGCTGTGTATTTGGACACAGTTAATGTTAGTATCAACAGTTTATGTACAGCAGGTCAAATAATTATGGTACCTAATCCTGTTAAAGATCAATTGTCCATCCAGGTCACTATACCAGAAGCACTCGACTTGGATATACATATTAGCAACAGTTTAGGACAGGTGATGAAGCGCCTATCGTACCAGAAACCTACTGGTTCGGTCTCCATTCCGGTATTTATGGCCGATTTGGCTAGCGGCAAATACTTCGTAACTGTTTATAGCAGCGGGAAAAAGCTTAAGGTCCAGGAGATTCTTAGGTTACCTTAA
- a CDS encoding C40 family peptidase translates to MQYIFCTVSVAAMRKDPSHRSEMVSQLLFGEFGFVMEQQPDFVRIKCLYDGYEGWVALNQVAFVNADAVTETTIYTDAEVSSIHVKGSEAMHVSFATPVYAKYGGDHSLAIGPYEFSYPESPKQWDASKMPYTAANLRAVANKYLHTAYLWGGRSIYGLDCSGFVQQVYKMFDIRLLRDAHLQADQGVQIDNLADSKIGDTAFFHNDAGRIIHVGILLSNSEIIHASGKVRIDRIDEEGITNAETGQRTHSLTCIRRMKELAE, encoded by the coding sequence ATGCAATATATTTTTTGTACTGTATCTGTGGCTGCCATGCGGAAAGATCCTTCACACAGAAGTGAAATGGTGAGCCAGTTGTTATTTGGTGAGTTTGGTTTTGTAATGGAGCAGCAGCCTGATTTTGTTCGGATTAAATGTTTGTACGATGGTTATGAAGGCTGGGTGGCCTTAAATCAGGTAGCATTTGTGAATGCAGACGCCGTAACAGAAACGACGATTTATACTGATGCTGAAGTAAGTTCAATACATGTAAAAGGCAGTGAGGCTATGCATGTTTCATTTGCAACTCCAGTATATGCCAAATATGGAGGTGATCATTCTTTAGCCATTGGTCCCTATGAGTTTTCTTATCCCGAATCGCCCAAGCAATGGGATGCCAGTAAAATGCCTTACACAGCCGCCAATTTGCGAGCAGTAGCTAATAAATATTTACATACAGCTTACCTGTGGGGAGGTCGCTCCATCTATGGTTTGGATTGCAGCGGATTTGTGCAACAGGTTTATAAAATGTTTGACATTCGTTTATTGAGAGATGCTCATTTGCAAGCCGATCAGGGTGTACAGATTGACAACTTAGCAGATTCCAAAATAGGAGACACTGCCTTTTTTCATAATGATGCTGGCCGGATCATTCATGTAGGCATTCTTTTAAGTAATTCTGAAATTATTCACGCATCTGGAAAAGTACGAATTGACCGTATTGATGAAGAGGGAATTACTAATGCGGAAACAGGGCAGCGTACACATAGCCTCACTTGTATACGAAGGATGAAAGAGTTAGCCGAATAG